GGCTCGATTGGCTGGCCAGCTTCAGCTGCTGGCTcctctggtgctgcctcctcAGTCTCAGGCTCGGGCTCTGGCATATCCGGAGGAGGTGGCCCAGGGTCTCTACCCTCGAACTTCGCTACAATCCACTGAAAGCGGTGAGCGTTGCAGCGCTCGAAACAGTGGAGGGTCTCCAGATACTCCCGACACAGCTCATATGGTGTCTGAAGTCGGGGTGTGGGCACAGGATGTGCAGGAGGTGCTGAGGGCTCTGCTGATGCTGATGGTGGCTCAatagtcttcctcttcttctgtgGCGGTCCTTCATAGTCGTCGTATGGTAAGAATGGGTGTTTACTGATGAGAACAGACATCTGGTCTGTTGGACGACGCTCCAGCCCAGATAAAGCAGCTAATCTGGTGATCATCGATGGGAAGGGGATGTTGTACTTCTGCTGCTGGGTCACCTTCCACATCGAATCTCTGATAAGGAGAAGAACAGAGATCCTCTTCCGTTCCAGAATAGCCCAAAGTAATACCGCCACATGGACCCTAATGTGAGGGGCATGCGTGCTCGGCAGAATGTAGTCGACGATGATCTACTGGCAAATCCTCGCCTCTGGATTGAGGTCAGTGTACGCAATGCTTTGTGGGACTGCATTCTCCCCCCTGCTGTACTCCCATTTGGCCTCAGGAAGGTAAGCGTCAAGTGCCGGAGGAATATGCGGGATTTGCAAGAGGGCCTCTAAGGCATGATTGATGCCAAGCATCTTAGACcaatttcactagcctttttattttttttaattggttttatgcactttcttgagctataagtaagcaattgggttagaaattcatgtatgcctagattcatttaaccatgattaatttgatgcaatttcatgagaattatgatATAATTACgtgtatgctaagaatgataagaattctcatgactttagcaagactttgatgcatgtattggttgatgataggtgaaagaaagcatggaggatggttgaagaaggagcctagaaaagatgaagaaaaagcaacgttggtggccaagttggaccaccaacgttaccccaaacattggaagggaacaaaaaatttttttgcaTAATGAGCTCATGTTCACATTGGAGTGAgcgttggacatccaacgttaACCCCAACGTGGTGATAAAATGTTCAATTATAGAGCTGAATAAATTTTGAGCGATAGACGGGTACACGTGAAAAAGCAAAATTTCTatatccacgcgcaagcgtgagttatgcgcacgcgtggaatggcaaaattgaccatccacgcaaacacgtgggtcatgcgtatgcgtcactaAATGAACGTTGGAGTCTAACTTTGCCTCAAATGCTAGCCTCCAATGTCCGTGATGAGGAGCCCAGAATTTGGATTTGAAAAACTTGAATCTACGCGTGGATGGGAAAAAAGGGCGAATCACACGTTAGCGTGGAGTACGCACACGCGTGAATATGCCAACGTTGGAAGGAACGTTCGAGGTCCAACACTGAGGCCAACGTCCCCTGCATGGTTTTAAAACTAGAAAATGAGATCtgtgcatccacgcgcacgcgtgaagcacgcgcacgcgtgaagcacgcgcacgtgtacgcgtgggtagcgggacgttggccctccaacgttgagtcaaacgccaatgacagcaaagtTATCTAGTTTTTCTGAAGAgcatttgagtcaacgttggccatcaaacgttgactccaacgtgAAGCATCAGACTCTACAATTCAAGCAGATCTCTCTTCAACAGCAAGGGAAACTAATTGGAACcaattcaacccaattccatcaaggccaaaagcccaattcagagattgaagatcaatggaagagagtgtataaatagattagaatttgAGTTAGAGAGGACTTTTcccatttttattttacttttactgTACTGCACATTTTACTTTCTGTTAATTTTTGTTTGCAATGTATCTTTCAACTCTATTTTCCATTTTAagagctatgaataactaaatccctttcattgggttagggagctctgttgtaattcaatggatcaatagtagtttttaccttcttcttctttcttttctcttgattttttgctagaaagctttcggtcttaattcaattggatagttgtcttgagagaaaagctatccataattgggattcttcggatccttgagagagggatgaagaattcatgctagaattgctttctcacattggattagattggggtttggatggatatagtgacatgtaatcctaccaatactttgatttatgaatttgtgtggtatagtcagtgaccaaacttcaactcttcccatgagcaattaaatcaagacattgggcaattgttcatgcttagagagattgggtagccaagacattgggatccaatcatctaagattgccaatcaatgtcaatgaatgcattgattgaggaagagatgaaaatgacttgatccggagaattcaatatctcctaaaacccaatgaacccccatctctgatctacctattctatttactttttgctctttaatttcatacttaattccccattcccatttaatttcttgcaagttaagcttctgtcatttaatttccagcaatttaatttctgttcgtttactttcttgtaatttaagtttcccgccaatttacaTTCTACAAATCTCAACCAGAattttgattccgctcaactagtaTAATTTCTCAATTAacgttgatcaaccaaccaatctctgtgggatttgacctcactctttgtgagtttttacttgatgacaatccagtacacttgccggtaggaatttgttgagaggcaaatttccgcgaatcaagtttatggcgccgttgccggggattggttttgtattgacaattattaatctggaggataactagattgagcacttttcttttcttttgatttattAAATTTTACTTTCAGTTGTTCATTTTTGTTCTCTGCAATTttcttttagttatttttctttaattttacctTACTTCTTTACTTTCCAGCAAAGCTAACCCGCTAACtcattaactgtttgattaattgcctcAATTTCTCTAACCACTCTTTTTCGTTAATTGTGATTCCTTGCTGGTTTCTGCTTGTTGTGCtacttgtatgacaggtaggagaaaGGAAACTTCAACCCCATTTGATAGTGAACCGGAAAGAACCTTCCTGAGATTAAGGAGaaaagcaagaggaaaaagagttgttggtgcagaagaagaggaggaatactttgatataaccatggaggatgatatggaaaaccatcatgaaggagaggtgaaCAACCATTCCAGAAGAGGTGGAGTCAACCCTGgtggacaagagaggagagttttGGGTTCATACATCAATCTAAACCCAGGAAATTGGGGTAGTAGCATTCAAAGGCCAACTAtccatgctaataattttgaattgaagcctcagctcataactCTTGTCCAGAACAATTATTCTTTTGGAGGAAGTACCCAAGAGGATCCTAATGAGCATCTCACTAAATtccaaaggatatgtgacacggttaaatctaatggtgttcatcctgacacctatagattgctactgtttccattttctttgagggacaaagcatcaaaatggctGGAGTCATTTCCCAAGGTAAGCTTGACCACTTGGGACGATGTAATGAACAGATTCTTGACAAGGTTCTACCCTCCACAAAAAGTAAACAGGCTGAGAACTGAagtgcaaactttcagacaacagaacggtgagactctctatgaagcctgggaaagattcaaggatttgacaaggaaatgcccccctgatatgtttaatgagtgggtgaaAATCCATATATTTTATGAAGAGCTGAgtcatgaatcaaagaaggctgtagaccactcatctggaggttccctaaacaagaagaagaccattgaagaagccattgatgttatagagacagtggctgacaatgagtatttttatgcctcagataggagcaacaacaggggagtcttagaattaaaccatatggatgcaatcttggctcagaataagatgatcaccaagcagctggctaaaTTGACgaagcaaatggagaagaatcagGCTGCAGCTATCCACACTCAACCATCACCATAAGAAAAATTGGACACAGAAGAAGGAGTTAactgggaggaagctaattaccttggaaatCCATCTAGGCAAgctaatgatccatattctaaaacctataactctggttggaagaaccacccaaactttgggtgggagaaCTAACAAAGCCAAGGCCAAGATCACAAACCCCATAATCCAACCCAGTATAACAACTCCActcaccaaaactccaaccaaaaaCCATACCAGACCTCACAAAACACTTACTCACAGCCACCATACCAAAACCACAACAACCACTCTCAACAACCCAATTCCAACCAACCATTACCACATGATGATGACAGATGGCAAAAATAGAAGCCATGTTTGCATACCTTAGCAAGGAGTGTGAAGACATGAAGAAATTCAGGGAAGAAGTGAGAGGAAGTATAAAAAGCTGAGGGGAGGTTCTTAAGAATCTCGAATATCAGGTAGGACATCTTTCATAGAAATTTCCCAAGCCCACCGACAGCTTTCCAAGTGATACTGAAAAGAACCTAAGAGGAGAGACCAAGAAAGTAAGGTGGGAAGAATGCAAGTCAATCAATCTAAGTAGTGAAGGAGCTCTGAAGGGAGAATGCTCCAGACACTTAGAGCATGATGAAGGAGAGTCAAGGAAGAATGTAAGGGAGATAGAAAAAATGGCTAGCCCTGAACAAAGGaaggaacaaaaagagaaagaatcCCTCAAGCCTTTTGTGCCACAAGCACCATTTCCCCAGAGACTCGAGGGAAGTGAGAAAGACAGGTCATATTCAAGATTCTTAGACATGTTTACATCTCTCAGTGTCAATATCTCCTTCATCAAAATTCTCCAACAGATGCCCACCTACATCAAGTGcatgaaagagctgctgaccaaGAAAGGAACCTTAAAAGGGGGACAAACAGTGacaatgaacaaggaatgtagtgctctCATCAAGAAGGACGTACTCCTGAAGAagaaagatccagggagctttcatattCTATGTGCCATAGGAGAGACAATTTAACAGAGGATTCTATGATCTAGGggctagcataaatgtgatgcctctgtCTCTTATGAAGAAGTTTCAAATCAATGAGCTGAGATCCATGGATGTAATTGGCAGATAAAACTCAGAAGAAGGCTGAAGGTGTAGTTGAAAATGTATTGGTGAAAGTGGGAAACTACTTCCTCCCCACTGATTTTGTTATTCTGGACATGGAGGAAAGCTACCTCCATCCCATTATTTtggggagaccatttctagccactgctAGAGCGCTGATAGACGTGGAACAAGGAGAGTTGATCCTAAGAATACATGAAGAACACCtcactttccatgattttaaACCAACATCAGAATATGAACCAGAACTTAAAAAGCCGAAAGATGATCATAGCACCATGTGCACAAAGGAAAGCAACAGTAATTCAGCAGTTGAACCACTGAAATAGTCTTTGGTGAACAAGCAAGAAATTCAAGAGATATAGCAACTAAGAGAATTCAAGAAGGAACTGAAGCGACAAGAGTTTGAAAGAGCAGTTATTGAGGAAGCCCCTGACACAATGATCACTGGAACACCattagaagaagagaaaagagttgTGAAGAAATTGCCAAGAGGATGGAGAAATAAGAAGATTCCTACAGAGGGTTTCTCCCCTGGAGACAAGGTAATATCAGCCCACCATCAACCAACACCACCCAACTTCCAACCATTCCATCACAATTACCTCAAGTGTTCACCATCAGAAAGATCCTCTCCCTAGAGCATGTAGAAATCGTTAAGGAATCAAAGGGGGACCGCTTCACTGTAAAGGGAGAAGACCTAAGGCACTACAATCCACCATGACAAAGaccaaccgtcaagctaatgacactaaaaaagcgcttcatgggaggcagcccatgatttagtTTCCTTGTTTTTAATACTTCAGTATGAATAATAAGTGTTATTCTCACATGAATTCAAGCTCGCATAGACAATTTTGACAACTATCCATGATAAGGTAAAGCATATGATccaattctaagtttagtgtgcctACAGGCGCACTAAgatacttttcaaaaataatgatCATATTACTATTTTGACATGTGTTTCCTGGAATATATAGCCaaatattaagtttggtgttcaataTATTGCAAGAACAAGTCATGAGAGTCAAAGTTCTTTTGAGTTTTGAAAGTCATGAAAATGCAACCATGCTTATAATTTTTAGTTCATgtttagaaatagaaaaaaataaagtgTTCTCATGATGGTCCAACCAAAAGTGACAATAATCCCGTGAGATCTCAATGATAATACTTGGAGGAAGTAACATTTTGGACCATATAGCCAAACACTGAGTTTGGTGTCCTTCAAGAATATATAAAGTATAAAAGGAGTCATCGATGGATGAGCAATTATGAAGAACACTAGTCAAATATTTAGTTTAAATTTAAGCATTGCTTGCCATGTATACACCGCCACctattttaattcttttctttATTGTGACATGATGGATAGGTATGCAGAAGAATACTTTGATGAAAGGGACAAGACAGGGAAGAGTAAAGCTAGTATGAAGACAAAAGTAGATCAAATGGTTTGGAAGGTTGCTTTGTAAGGATCAAGATCTGCACGTCCTTGGGAGAAGCCCTTAGAAGACCGACCCCACATGCTTAATGAAGAGGCAACTTTTGTCCTCATTCATCTTTACATGTAAACCATTAATTCATGACTTGTCCCAGAGAATCCTAGCCATCCATTCTTCATTAAAGCTACTATAAATGGCCTCCCTTGAACCGTGCATGTGAACTAAAGTTTCACACTTCTTGTACTCTAGAAATTCAACTCTTGTATTCTCTAAAACTAAAGCGCAATAGCCGTGTTCTGTGTGCAACAAAGCACCCTTGATCACTTGCTTCCATAACACTACCTTAACTTCAAACACTTTTCCCCCGAGAGTGCATCACACCAACCTTCCCTCTTTATAAACCTTTAACCCCTACTCGGCTAACCATCAAGGAAAGCATGACATCTTCTTCAAGTTCCAAAAGAAGGAGAGGAAAGGAACCTGTTACTGAGGAAGCTGAAAATGACTATGATCGATGGAAGTTCAGATCATGGTTCCACCAAATGCAACTTGGATGGATGAATGACAAAAAGATATATACAGAAATCCCGTTTCTATTGCCTAAGGAGGGATGCCCAGAAATAAAAGCCAAGATCAGAAAGAGGAAGTGGGAAGATTGACTTCACCAATCACCAGgattaatgcaaacatcataagggagttctatgcaaacgctaCAAGGGTGGATATGACCGAAGCACCAACATACAAGAGTTTTGTAAGGGGTGTGAAAGTAGACTTTAGCCCGAAGACTATTATGAAGGTCTTAGGACTAAGGCCAGAACATTTTGATGAGCCAGGATACCACCAAAGAATAAACGGGAACCCAGATTATGATGAAATCTCTAGTGATATCTGTGTGATTAATACTGACTGGGAGAGAGACAATGAAGGAAGGCACAAGTACCTAAAAAGGGGAGATCTCACTCTTGAAGCAAAATGTTGGTATGAACTTATAAGAGATCAATTTTGGGcactgatgagatattttggtgaaaaataaatttctcccaaaacacacaaatctaaccggcaagtgcaccaggtcgcatcaagtaataaaaactcacgggagtgaggtcgatcccacagggattgatggatcaagcaattttagtgggtgattagtttagtcaagctgacatttagtgaattgtgtgaaatgtagccaacagaaagtaaattgcaatgaatcttaaagatgcagaaagtaaaattgcaagtaagttaaagaacaagaaagtaaaatagctgaaacttaaattgcaagaaaagtaaattgcatgaaaagtaaaggggctggggtgttggaaattaaaaagagcaatagatcacgcaactggaaatttaaattgcaggaagaataaaggaaattggaTGCTGGGAATCAAAACAGAATTGAAATTTTGAAGTGCAGTGAATTAAAAGCAGcaagaaaaacaaagagaaatctcagagagagaatgaaacagaacaccttcaattctccacccaagattcaaaacaaagaaaattaaagagagagctctcaaattctagtgctccctagtggagccagcccccctcacaaatatgaaaatgatgccttatataggctttacaaaaaggaaatgaaaatgaaattaaaaacaaattacaattaaataaaattcctattttatctatttcttgtgcctttgagtgatgatcatttgggcccttgctcctgatggaattgggttgataaaggccttggttgattgctcttggaatttgaagaggaaccgaattgaaccgggttgagtttgcaaaagttggaccaaaagttgNNNNNNNNNNNNNNNNNNNNNNNNNNNNNNNNNNNNNNNNNNNNNNNNNNNNNNNNNNNNNNNNNNNNNNNNNNNNNNNNNNNNNNNNNNNNNNNNNNNNNNNNNNNNNNNNNNNNNNNNNNNNNNNNNNNNNNNNNNNNNNNNNNNNNNNNNNNNNNNNNNNNNNNNNNNNNNNNNNNNNNNNNNNNNNNNNNNNNNNNNNNNNNNNNNNNNNNNNNNNNNNNNNNNNNNNNNNNNNNNNNNNNNNNNNNNNNNNNNNNNNNNNNNNNNNNNNNNNNNNNNNNNNNNNNNNNNNNNNNNNNNNNNNNNNNNNNNNNNNNNNNNNNNNNNNNNNNNNNNNNNNNNNNNNNNNNNNNNNNNNNNNNNNNNNNNNNNNNNNNNNNNNNNNNNNNNNNNNNNNNNNNNNNNNNNNNNNNNNNNNNNNNNNNNNNNNNNNNNNNNNNNNNNNNNNNNNNNNNNNNNNNNNNNNNNNNNNNNNNNNNNNNNNNNNNNNNNNNNNNNNNNNNNNNNNNNNNNNNNNNNNNNNNNNNNNNNNNNNNNNNNNNNNNNNNNNNNNNNNNNNNNNNNNNNNNNNNNNNNNNNNNNNNNNNNNNNNNNNNNNNNNNNNNNNNNNNNNNNNNNNNNNNNNNNNNNNNNNNNNNNNNNNNNNNNNNNNNNNNNNNNNNNNNNNNNNNNNNNNNNNNNNNNNNNNNNNNNNNNNNNNNNNNNNNNNNNNNNNNNNNNNNNNNNNNNNNNNNNNNNNNNNNNNNNNNNNNNNNNNNNNNNNNNNNNNNNNNNNNNNNNNNNNNNNNNNNNNNNNNNNNNNNNNNNNNNNNNNNNNNNNNNNNNNNNNNNNNNNNNNNNNNNNNNNNNNNNNNNNNNNNNNNNNNNNNNNNNNNNNNNNNNNNNNNNNNNNNNNNNNNNNNNNNNNNNNNNNNNNNNNNNNNNNNNNNNNNNNNNNNNNNNNNNNNNNNNNNNNNNNNNNNNNNNNNNNNNNNNNNNNNNNNNNNNNNNNNNNNNNNNNNNNNNNNNNNNNNNNNNNNNNNNNNNNNNNNNNNNNNNNNNNNNNNNNNNNNNNNNNNNNNNNNNNNNNNNNNNNNNNNNNNNNNNNNNNNNNNNNNNNNNNNNNNNNNNNNNNNNNNNNNNNNNNNNNNNNNNNNNNNNNNNNNNNNNNNNNNNNNNNNNNNNNNNNNNNNNNNNNNNNNNNNNNNNNNNNNNNNNNNNNNNNNNNNNNNNNNNNNNNNNNNNNNNNNNNNNNNNNNNNNNNNNNNNNNNNNNNNNNNNNNNNNNNNNNNNNNNNNNNNNNNNNNNNNNNNNNNNNNNNNNNNNNNNNNNNNNNNNNNNNNNNNNNNNNNNNNNNNNNNNNNNNNNNNNNNNNNNNNNNNNNNNNNNNNNNNNNNNNNNNNNNNNNNNNNNNNNNNNNNNNNNNNNNNNNNNNNNNNNNNNNNNNAAGAGAGCTCTCAAATTCtagtgctccctagtggagccagcctcccttacaaatatgaaaatgatgccttatataggctttacaaaatggaaatgaaaatgaattgaaaacaaaggaaaaaggcatagaaaaacatgacatgatgacatgtcatcaggcacagtgaacacctcagaagttaacaagCAAAAGGCTATCATGCTACACTGTATAATAGTGGGAGGAGAGGTAAAGGTTCATGAGATCATTGCAAACAATATTCAAAAGATCTCAGAGAAAGCtgctgctgaagcttggctataTTACCCAAGCACCATTATGAAGTTATGCATGAAGGTCAGAGTGCCACTGGAGGACGCAAACCCAACATAGTTACACCCAGGGATGCCTATGACTCTCGAAAGGATGATAAATATCACAGAGGCACAACAAAGTCGAAGACcataaaggaggagaagaagagaagaaccaCAGGAGGAAGAAGAACAACAAGAAGTACGAGAGGAGGAGCAACAATTCCAACCACAAAATAATATGGACATGGGGCGGATGCAAGAAGCAATTGAAAGGCTATCCGAACAGTACATGAGAGTTCAAGATAAGCAAGAAGAATTCCATTCTCAGTACATAAGAGCTCAACAAAGACAAGAGGAGCTTCAGTTGAGAATGATGAGTCAACAGAGAGATTATGAGTCAACATCTTTGGTTATGCAAAGAGAACAAGCTTCACAATTTCAAGGATCTTTTAATCACGTGGCCCAACTTCAAGTTGATATCATGAGAGCTTTCAAGGAGTTCACGACCCTTTAGGATGCAAGATATGGAGTTCAAGCTGATTATAACATAAATGGCCAAATCAAGCTTAACTACATTGCGGAACATCTACATAGTATGGACCCAGAATTTCCAATTTATGATCAATACTTCAAGGAAAGGAGTGACATAGAAATAGACAAAGCAATACGCCTTGAAAATAGAGTGGAAGAGACAATGAAGAAAGCTGGATTTTGGAAAAAGCTAATGGGCAAAGGCAAGGGAGAAACTAGTAAGCAAGCaagcgagaagaagaagaaagacaaacaggataaaaaatgaaaggtggacttgctccttggcTATTCTattcaataaagaaagaacaTATCTGTTTTAGTGATAGTAATTTGTAGTTTGAGTTGTTTTGCATTCTGTCATTTTTAATTTTGCAATAAATATGCTAGCCTAAGTGTGTGTGCTTTCACCTTCACTTGTTAAATGCTTGTCTTGTCCCCTGAGTCCTTtcaatttaaataaaagaaatgtttgaacaaaAGTGAAAGAGTTCCTTTTTAGCAAGAAATGaaataacagtaagtggtggtatattTGTTTGATTATGTAGTAGCTCCCTTATAATGAATAAAAGGATAGGTTGTTCCCCTTTAGTGTCATTAGCatgctgtctatgaatcttagcTAATATAAATCCTTGgatgaatgaaagaaagaa
The DNA window shown above is from Arachis ipaensis cultivar K30076 chromosome B08, Araip1.1, whole genome shotgun sequence and carries:
- the LOC107611019 gene encoding uncharacterized protein LOC107611019, whose translation is MASPEQRKEQKEKESLKPFVPQAPFPQRLEGSEKDRSYSRFLDMFTSLSVNISFIKILQQMPTYIKCMKELLTKKGTLKGGQTVTMNKECSALIKKDVLLKKKDPGSFHILYKTQKKAEGVVENVLVKVGNYFLPTDFVILDMEESYLHPIILGRPFLATARALIDVEQGELILRIHEEHLTFHDFKPTSEYEPELKKPKDDHSTMCTKESNSNSAVEPLK